A stretch of Stenotrophomonas indicatrix DNA encodes these proteins:
- a CDS encoding response regulator transcription factor, with protein MRLLVIEDNRQLVANLFDYFESRGHVLDVAPDGITGLHLAGSHPYDAVILDWMLPRMEGPEVLRRLRSEHASEVPVIMLTARDELPDKIAGFRAGADDYLTKPFALPELEVRLEALLLRAQGRNPRKRLQVGDLVLDLASLEAQRAGQVLHLYPACRKLLEVLMRASPGAVTRQQLEFALWGDEPPDGDLLRSHVYELRRSVDGPFADKLIHTLPRVGYRLASTAGADARNDDDGA; from the coding sequence ATGCGCCTGTTGGTGATCGAGGACAACCGCCAGTTGGTGGCCAACCTGTTCGACTATTTCGAGTCGCGCGGGCATGTGCTCGACGTGGCCCCGGATGGCATCACCGGCCTGCACCTTGCCGGCAGCCACCCGTATGACGCGGTGATCCTGGACTGGATGCTGCCGCGCATGGAAGGCCCGGAGGTGCTGCGGCGGCTGCGCTCCGAGCATGCCTCGGAAGTGCCGGTGATCATGCTGACCGCACGCGACGAACTGCCGGACAAGATCGCCGGCTTCCGGGCCGGCGCAGATGATTACCTGACCAAGCCATTCGCATTGCCGGAACTGGAAGTGCGCCTGGAGGCGCTGCTGCTGCGCGCGCAGGGTCGCAATCCGCGCAAGCGCCTGCAGGTGGGCGACCTGGTGCTGGACCTGGCCAGCCTGGAGGCGCAGCGCGCCGGCCAGGTGCTGCACCTGTACCCGGCCTGCCGCAAGCTGCTGGAAGTACTGATGCGCGCCAGCCCGGGCGCGGTCACCCGGCAGCAGCTGGAATTCGCCCTGTGGGGTGACGAACCACCGGACGGTGACCTGCTGCGCTCGCATGTGTACGAACTGCGCCGCAGCGTGGACGGCCCCTTTGCCGACAAGCTGATCCACACCCTGCCACGGGTGGGCTATCGGCTGGCGTCCACCGCAGGCGCGGACGCACGGAACGATGACGATGGCGCGTAA
- a CDS encoding sensor histidine kinase: MARKPGPLYRRVVWWLLGYLALISLAVFSVGNYVHEHAEHAAWRALLNSELDSIVEHTEHEPHYRWQDSDTLSLFRFNEANMPASLRTLHPGLHDGVMIGERETAVMVRDTGSMGRVALALDISDFHDLEQFATRWVMLAGIIMIFVTVLMASFGMERMVRPLSLLAQHIGALRPGVQGQRIDVDPRGSSELHTIADALNDYLDRNEQFVERERVFISTASHELRTPIAVMTGAAELALEQPGLPERARQQMQRVLRTAQGVEQLIELLLVLARDPARLAARAERIALDQLLPEIVDDHRHLLGDKDLSIGIQAAPVDIVAPLAVVQAAIGNLLRNAIENSGRGHIELRLTSAAVLTLQDPGHGMSPEEIAAIHARMARGERGDRGGIGLELIARLCEHLGWTLQLQPCQPRGTLASLDFGTSRPG; this comes from the coding sequence ATGGCGCGTAAACCCGGGCCGCTGTATCGGCGGGTGGTGTGGTGGCTGCTGGGCTACCTGGCGCTGATTTCGCTGGCGGTGTTCAGTGTGGGCAACTACGTGCACGAACACGCCGAGCACGCGGCGTGGCGCGCGCTGCTCAATTCCGAACTGGACAGCATCGTCGAGCACACCGAGCACGAGCCGCACTATCGCTGGCAGGACTCGGACACGCTGAGCCTGTTCCGCTTCAATGAAGCCAACATGCCCGCCAGCCTGCGCACCCTGCATCCGGGGTTGCATGACGGGGTGATGATCGGCGAGCGCGAGACGGCGGTGATGGTGCGCGATACCGGCTCGATGGGGCGGGTTGCGTTGGCCCTGGACATCTCCGATTTCCACGATCTGGAACAATTCGCAACGCGCTGGGTGATGCTGGCCGGCATCATCATGATCTTCGTCACCGTATTGATGGCCTCTTTCGGCATGGAGCGCATGGTGCGCCCCTTGAGCCTGCTGGCCCAGCACATCGGTGCACTGCGGCCCGGCGTGCAGGGCCAGCGCATTGACGTCGATCCGCGCGGCAGTTCCGAGCTGCACACCATCGCCGATGCGCTGAACGATTACCTTGATCGCAACGAGCAGTTCGTCGAGCGCGAGCGGGTGTTCATCAGTACCGCAAGCCATGAACTGCGCACGCCGATCGCCGTGATGACCGGTGCCGCCGAACTGGCGCTGGAGCAGCCCGGCCTGCCTGAGCGCGCACGACAGCAGATGCAGCGCGTGCTGCGTACCGCGCAGGGCGTTGAGCAGCTGATCGAGCTGCTGCTGGTGCTGGCGCGTGATCCCGCTCGCCTGGCTGCCCGTGCCGAGCGCATCGCGCTGGACCAGCTGCTGCCGGAGATCGTCGACGACCATCGCCACCTGCTGGGCGACAAGGACCTGAGCATCGGCATCCAGGCCGCGCCGGTCGACATCGTCGCGCCGCTGGCGGTGGTGCAGGCAGCGATCGGCAACCTGCTGCGCAATGCCATCGAGAACAGCGGCCGCGGTCATATCGAGCTGCGCCTGACCTCGGCAGCGGTGTTGACCCTGCAGGACCCCGGCCATGGCATGAGCCCGGAGGAGATCGCAGCGATCCACGCGCGGATGGCCCGCGGTGAGCGCGGCGACCGCGGCGGCATCGGCCTGGAACTGATCGCGCGGCTGTGCGAGCACCTGGGCTGGACCCTGCAGCTGCAGCCCTGCCAGCCGCGCGGCACCCTGGCCTCGCTCGACTTTGGTACATCGCGGCCAGGCTGA